The following coding sequences lie in one Corallococcus caeni genomic window:
- a CDS encoding winged helix-turn-helix domain-containing protein, giving the protein MAWQPRRWTTQQLEERRLAAGRLLRQGHLSQAEVARRMGVSEASVSRWARRLHEADGSAHGLKARPRTGRPSKLSSKEWEQVAGLVRAGARTCGFPTERWTLTRVARLIHRTFGVRYHPNYLAERLHRLGLSPQQPRTQAKERDEVLVEAWLKRDWPRIKRGLEEAGGPLPSWTRRVVRFGPA; this is encoded by the coding sequence ATGGCGTGGCAGCCGAGGCGTTGGACGACCCAGCAACTGGAGGAGCGGCGGCTTGCGGCCGGACGACTCCTGCGACAGGGGCATCTGTCGCAGGCGGAGGTGGCACGCCGCATGGGCGTCAGCGAAGCCTCTGTCAGTCGTTGGGCGCGGCGTCTGCATGAAGCGGATGGCAGTGCGCACGGGCTGAAGGCGAGGCCACGCACGGGCCGGCCGTCAAAGTTGAGTTCGAAGGAATGGGAGCAGGTGGCGGGGCTGGTGAGGGCAGGGGCACGCACCTGCGGTTTTCCTACTGAGCGCTGGACGCTCACGCGGGTGGCTCGCCTCATTCATCGAACGTTTGGAGTGCGCTACCACCCCAACTACCTGGCGGAGCGCCTCCACCGGCTGGGATTGAGTCCGCAGCAGCCCCGCACGCAGGCCAAGGAGCGTGACGAGGTGCTGGTGGAGGCATGGTTGAAGCGCGATTGGCCACGCATCAAAAGGGGGCTCGAAGAAGCGGGCGGGCCATTGCCTTCGTGGACGAGACGGGTAGTTCGTTTCGGGCCCGCGTAG